In Nicotiana tabacum cultivar K326 chromosome 2, ASM71507v2, whole genome shotgun sequence, the following proteins share a genomic window:
- the LOC107829051 gene encoding protein FATTY ACID EXPORT 3, chloroplastic isoform X1 produces the protein MNVAISANPNPSSSLFLNQAPSMALCYSPASLGFTSIQGPKGKAFVAVRSVSPSGFGFGSGLTPLARRNLRNRSILSFAASHEESKPSDVELEKDKKDLKTEAEESEEAWKQTLASFKEQAMQVKAVSQEAYEVYSKKAMIILKETSEKLKIQAEKAREDLTVVAKEISEESKEYLATAAKNSPEPVKDIVETFASSADELSDVSKVRDFYVGVPYGTLLSVGGFLYFMLSGSIAALRFGVILGGTLVALSISSLRSWKSGESTSLALKGQAAIATILFVREFRVLLQRPFIFNFITAFISGGVAAFYAYRILRDGEQTKGSNSAAQTEN, from the exons ATGAATGTTGCAATATCAGcaaaccctaaccctagttcttctcttttcttaaacCAAGCTCCTTCAATGGCGCTCTGTTATTCTCCTGCTTCTCTAGGGTTCACTTCTATTCAGGGACCTAAAGGAAAGGCTTTTGTTGCGGTTCGCTCTGTTTCTCCGTCTGGCTTTGGTTTCGGCTCTGGCTTAACTCCGTTGGCTCGGCGGAATTTAAGGAATAGATCGATTCTATCATTCGCTGCTTCACATGAGGAATCG AAGCCTTCAGATGTTGAATTGGAGAAGGACAAAAAAGATCTTAAGACGGAGGCTGAGGAGTCAGAAGAGGCCTGGAAGCAGACCCTAGCTTCCTTCAAAGAACAAGCGATGCAGGTAAAGGCTGTGTCACAAGAAGCATATGAGGTCTATTCCAAGAAAGCTATGatcattttgaaagaaacttcTGAGAAGTTAAAAATCCAAGCGGAGAAGGCAAGAGAAGATCTGACTGTAGTTGCAAAGGAAATTAGTGAGGAGAGTAAAGAATACTTGGCAACTGCTGCCAAGAATTCCCCTGAACCTGTAAAGGATATTGTAGAAACATTTGCTTCCTCTGCGGATGAACTAAGTGACGTTTCAAAAGTGCGAGACTTTTATGTGGGAGTACCTTATG GAACTCTTCTTTCTGTTGGTGGCTTTTTGTACTTCATGCTAAGTGGAAGCATTGCTGCCCTTAGATTTGGTGTTATACTTGGTGGTACTCTTGTGGCCTTGAGCATCTCAAGTTTAAGATCGTGGAAAAGTGGAGAGTCGACTTCTCTAGCCTTAAAGGGACAAGCAG CCATTGCTACCATCTTATTTGTCAGAGAATTTCGTGTGCTGTTGCAG AGAccatttattttcaattttattaCAGCCTTCATCAG TGGAGGAGTGGCAGCATTCTATGCTTATAGAATCTTAAGGGATGGTGAACAGACAAAGGGCTCAAACTCAGCAGCACAGACAGAAAACTAA
- the LOC142166427 gene encoding uncharacterized protein LOC142166427, with protein MEIPSEDKKNSLSDDDHMTGRGIGSQGAAERLKTIKNQYNLPFIFLQEPMINVLDDKEQQVLLQTLKFMGIFYFTLPLSISSEEKLGGLPYRIQEGIDFLSCLNDCNLQDSGFHGIVFTWSDNRDPPNTFWNRLDRLTYNVEWFDLFGETKVTHLSRICSDHAPLLMEYGNYDPTHTKYFKFLNIWVDHDEYLNVIQQSWVEEVHGNPLYILYQKTKRVCSALRRWSKATFGDIYEEPKKLEKLIKEFEEASVTNNTQDIRTKLARTKAEFTSFLILQEKVLRQKARVKWLDEGDANTTYFHRVIKDRRRKFSILKIKNEEGEWIEGTNDVASTVVQFFQKMFQADIVVEDSQILNIVKKEVKDCVFSIDPDSAPGPDGLSAKFYQSAWEPKKGLSLVIKLDMAKAYDRVSWPFLCFMLRQLGFAEVWIYMIYRLISNNWYSLIVNGSRHGFFNGIKQTLKLVLATLESYEKISGQMINKAKSCYAMAPKTAISTITRVGRILGMRHGHANREKHYWVAWKTLCFSFEEGGTGFRKLEDIYNASNAKQWWKFRTTQSLWAQFIKAKYCNGSNPKGVPFKMSFMILRAVHNKVATDERISSLGIVVDSRRSCCTSFSDIQGPETTNHLFYSDQYAQQVWNFFIGRLGIEYRNNNPRTLILNCWK; from the exons ATGGAAATACCATCTGAAGATAAGAAAAACTCTCTATCCGATGATGATCATATGACAGGGAG GGGCATAGGGTCCCAAGGTGCTGCAGAAAGGCTCAAAACCATTAAAAACCAGTACAaccttccttttattttcttgcagGAACCCATG ATCAATGTCCTGGATGATAAGGAACAACAAGTTTTACTTCAAACTCTCAAATTCATGGGAATATTTTATTTCACATTACCATTGT CTATTAGCTCAGAGGAGAAGCTGGGTGGCTTACCCTATAGAATTCAAGAAGGAATTGATTTCCTCTCCTGTCTGAATGACTGCAATTTACAAGACAGTGGATTTCATGGAATTGTTTTCACTTGGAGTGACAATAGGGACCCTCCCAACACATTTTGGAATAGATTAGACAGATTAACATACAATGTTGAATGGTTTGATCTGTTTGGGGAGACCAAAGTTACACATCTCTCTAGGATATGCTCTGATCATGCCCCGTTGTTGATGGAATATGGGAATTATGATCCTACTCAtactaaatattttaaatttttgaatatATGGGTGGACCATGATGAATACTTGAATGTTATCCAACAATCGTGGGTTGAAGAGGTTCATGGGAATCCCCTTTATATCCTTTACCAGAAGACTAAAAGAGTATGCAGTGCTCTGAGAAGATGGTCAAAGGCTACTTTTGGTGATATTTATGAAGAACCAAAGAAGTTGGAAAAGCTTATTAAGGAATTTGAAGAGGCATCTGTTACCAACAATACTCAAGATATCAGGACCAAGTTGGCTAGAACTAAAGCTGAATTCACCAGTTTCTTGATTCTTCAGGAGAAAGTTCTAAGGCAAAAAGCTAGGGTCAAATGGTTAGATGAAGGAGATGCCAACACAACTTACTTCCATAGAGTCATTAAGGATAGAAGAAGAAAGTTTTCCAtcctcaaaataaaaaatgaggaaggagAATGGATAGAGGGCACCAATGATGTAGCAAGTACAGTTGTCCAGTTCTTTCAAAAGATGTTTCAAGCTGATATTGTTGTAGAAGACTCTCAGATTCTAAATATAGTGAAGAAA GAGGTTAAAGATTGTGTATTCTCGATTGATCCTGACAGTGCACCGGGCCCTGATGGCTTGAGTGCTAAATTCTATCAAAGTGCATGGGAA CCTAAAAAAGGTCTAAGTCTTGTCATTAAGCTTGACATGGCTAAAGCTTATGACAGAGTGTCCTGGCCTTTCTTATGTTTCATGCTCAGACAACTTGGTTTTGCTGAAGTGTGGATATACATGATCTACAGACTCATATCCAACAACTGGTACTCTCTTATTGTCAATGGTAGCAGGCATGGATTCTTCAA TGGTATTAAGCAAACTCTGAAACTGGTTCTAGCGACTTTAGAATCATATGAGAAGATTAGTGGTCAAATGATCAACAAAGCCAAAAGCTGTTATGCAATGGCACCTAAGACTGCTATAAGCACTATTACTAGAGTTGGTAGAATTCTTGGTATGAGACATG GGCATGCAAATAGAGAGAAACACTATTGGGTGGCATGGAAGactttgtgtttttcttttgaggAAGGAGGAACAGGATTCAGGAAATTAGAAGACATTTACAATGCCTCCAATGCCAAACAGTGGTGGAAATTCAGAACCACCCAATCCCTTTGGGCTCAATTCATAAAAGCAAAGTACTGTAATGGAAGCAATCCA AAAGGTGTTCCTTTCAAAATGTCCTTTATGATATTGAGGGCTGTTCACAACAAGGTTGCCACTGATGAGAGAATTTCTAGCCTTGGGATTGTCGTCGACTCTAGGAGGAGTTGCTGTACTAGTTTCAGTGACATCCAGGGACCTGAAACTACAAATCATTTATTCTATAGTGATCAATATGCACAACAAGTGTGGAATTTCTTTATTGGCAGATTGGGCATTGAGTATAGAAACAACAATCCGAGGACTCTCATACTCAATTGCTGGAAATAG
- the LOC107829051 gene encoding protein FATTY ACID EXPORT 3, chloroplastic isoform X2: MNVAISANPNPSSSLFLNQAPSMALCYSPASLGFTSIQGPKGKAFVAVRSVSPSGFGFGSGLTPLARRNLRNRSILSFAASHEESPSDVELEKDKKDLKTEAEESEEAWKQTLASFKEQAMQVKAVSQEAYEVYSKKAMIILKETSEKLKIQAEKAREDLTVVAKEISEESKEYLATAAKNSPEPVKDIVETFASSADELSDVSKVRDFYVGVPYGTLLSVGGFLYFMLSGSIAALRFGVILGGTLVALSISSLRSWKSGESTSLALKGQAAIATILFVREFRVLLQRPFIFNFITAFISGGVAAFYAYRILRDGEQTKGSNSAAQTEN; the protein is encoded by the exons ATGAATGTTGCAATATCAGcaaaccctaaccctagttcttctcttttcttaaacCAAGCTCCTTCAATGGCGCTCTGTTATTCTCCTGCTTCTCTAGGGTTCACTTCTATTCAGGGACCTAAAGGAAAGGCTTTTGTTGCGGTTCGCTCTGTTTCTCCGTCTGGCTTTGGTTTCGGCTCTGGCTTAACTCCGTTGGCTCGGCGGAATTTAAGGAATAGATCGATTCTATCATTCGCTGCTTCACATGAGGAATCG CCTTCAGATGTTGAATTGGAGAAGGACAAAAAAGATCTTAAGACGGAGGCTGAGGAGTCAGAAGAGGCCTGGAAGCAGACCCTAGCTTCCTTCAAAGAACAAGCGATGCAGGTAAAGGCTGTGTCACAAGAAGCATATGAGGTCTATTCCAAGAAAGCTATGatcattttgaaagaaacttcTGAGAAGTTAAAAATCCAAGCGGAGAAGGCAAGAGAAGATCTGACTGTAGTTGCAAAGGAAATTAGTGAGGAGAGTAAAGAATACTTGGCAACTGCTGCCAAGAATTCCCCTGAACCTGTAAAGGATATTGTAGAAACATTTGCTTCCTCTGCGGATGAACTAAGTGACGTTTCAAAAGTGCGAGACTTTTATGTGGGAGTACCTTATG GAACTCTTCTTTCTGTTGGTGGCTTTTTGTACTTCATGCTAAGTGGAAGCATTGCTGCCCTTAGATTTGGTGTTATACTTGGTGGTACTCTTGTGGCCTTGAGCATCTCAAGTTTAAGATCGTGGAAAAGTGGAGAGTCGACTTCTCTAGCCTTAAAGGGACAAGCAG CCATTGCTACCATCTTATTTGTCAGAGAATTTCGTGTGCTGTTGCAG AGAccatttattttcaattttattaCAGCCTTCATCAG TGGAGGAGTGGCAGCATTCTATGCTTATAGAATCTTAAGGGATGGTGAACAGACAAAGGGCTCAAACTCAGCAGCACAGACAGAAAACTAA